From a single Maylandia zebra isolate NMK-2024a linkage group LG3, Mzebra_GT3a, whole genome shotgun sequence genomic region:
- the abce1 gene encoding ATP-binding cassette sub-family E member 1, whose product MADKNTRIAIVNHDKCKPKKCRQECKKSCPVVRMGKLCIEVTPQSKIVWISESLCIGCGICIKKCPFGALSIVNLPSNLEKETTHRYCANSFKLHRLPIPRPGEVLGLVGTNGIGKSTALKILAGKQKPNLGKFDNPPDWQEILTYFRGSELQNYFTKILEDDLRAIVKPQYVDQIPKTVKGSVGAILSRKDDTDTQDLVCEQLDLSHLRERNVEDLSGGELQRFACAVVCIQRADIFMFDEPSSYLDVKQRLKAAITIRSLITPDRYIIVVEHDLSVLDYLSDFICCLYGVPSAYGVVTMPFSVREGINIFLDGYVPTENLRFRETSLVFKVAETANEEEVKRLRHYQYPDMSKTMGEFTLDIKGGEFTDSEIMVMLGENGTGKTTFIRMLAGGLRPDGGGEIPILNVSYKPQTISPKFKGSVRALLHEKIRDAYTHPQFITDVMKPMQIESIIDQDVQNLSGGELQRVALTLCLGKPADVYLIDEPSAYLDSEQRLMAARVIKRYILHAKKTAFVVEHDFIMATYLADRVIVFDGLPSKKTSANTPQSLLAGMNRFLSLLEITFRRDPNNFRPRINKLNSIKDTEQKKSGNYFFLDD is encoded by the exons ATGGCGGATAAGAACACCAGGATCGCCATCGTCAACCATGACAAGTGCAAACCTAAGAAATGCCGTCAGGAGTGCAAGAAGAGCTGCCCGGTCGTCCGTATGG GTAAACTGTGTATTGAGGTGACTCCACAGAGTAAGATAGTGTGGATCTCAGAGTCTCTGTGCATAGGCTGTGGCATCTGCATCAAG AAATGTCCGTTTGGAGCACTGTCGATCGTCAACCTTCCCAGCAACCTGGAGAAGGAAACCACACACAGATACTGCGCCAACTCCTTCAAACTGCACCG gCTGCCTATCCCCCGGCCCGGTGAGGTTTTGGGGCTGGTGGGGACCAACGGTATCGGCAAGTCCACAGCTCTGAAAATTCTGGCCggaaaacagaaaccaaacctGGGGAAGTTTGAT AATCCTCCAGACTGGCAGGAGATCCTGACCTACTTCAGAGGGTCCGAGCTGCAGAACTACTTCACCAAAATCCTGGAGGACGATCTGCGGGCCATCGTGAAGCCGCAGTACGTCGACCAGATCCCAAAGACCGTCAAG GGGTCAGTAGGGGCCATCCTGAGCAGGAAAGATGACACAGACACGCAGGACCTTGTCTGCGAACAActtg ATCTGAGTCACCTGCGGGAGAGGAACGTGGAGGATCTGTCCGGAGGAGAGCTGCAGAGGTTCGCCTGTGCTGTCGTCTGCATCCAGAGAGCTGACAT TTTCATGTTTGACGAGCCGTCCAGTTACCTGGATGTTAAACAGAGGCTGAAGGCCGCCATCACCATCCGCTCACTCATCACCCCCGACAG GTACATCATCGTGGTGGAGCACGATCTGAGCGTGCTGGACTACCTGTCGGACTTCATCTGCTGTCTGTACGGAGTCCCGAGCGCCTATGGAGTCGTTACCATGCCCTTCAGCGTCAGAGAGG GTATCAACATCTTCCTGGACGGTTACGTCCCCACGGAGAATCTCAGGTTTCGTGAGACGTCGCTGGTCTTCAAGGTGGCCGAGACGGCCAATGAGGAGGAGGTGAAGAGACTCAGGCATTACCAG taTCCGGACATGTCGAAGACGATGGGCGAGTTCACGCTGGACATCAAAGGAGGAGAGTTTACAGACTCTGAGATCATGGTGATGCTGGGAGAGAACG GCACAGGGAAGACGACCTTCATCAGGATGTTGGCCGGTGGGCTCAGACCTGACGGAGGAG GCGAGATTCCCATCCTGAACGTCAGCTACAAGCCTCAGACCATCAGCCCCAAGTTCAAG GGCAGCGTCCGAGCTCTGCTGCACGAGAAGATCAGAGACGCCTACACGCACCCGCAGTTCATCACCGACGTCATGAAGCCGATGCAGATCGAGAGCATCATCGACCAGGAT GTGCAGAACCTGTCTGGAGGTGAGCTGCAGAGAGTCGCCCTCACACTCTGTTTGGGAAAACCGGCCGACGTGTACCTCATCGACGAGCCCTCCGCCTACCTGGACTCCGAGCAGCGATTGATGGCCGCCAGAGTCATCAAGAG GTACATCCTCCACGCCAAGAAGACAGCATTCGTGGTGGAGCACGACTTCATCATGGCGACCTACCTGGCAGACAGAGTCATCGTGTTTGACGGGCTTCCCTCCAAGAAGACTTCAGCCAACAC gccTCAGAGTCTGCTGGCTGGGATGAATCGCTTCCTGTCGCTGCTGGAGATCACATTCAGGAGAGATCCGAACAATTTCAGGCCGAGGATCAACAAACTCAACTCCATCAAG